In one Brevibacillus composti genomic region, the following are encoded:
- a CDS encoding ABC transporter permease subunit → MSSLSAKADAAAAPRKTNPFWFRIRRNPLTLFGLVLLLMIVLLSIFAPLISPYDPSKISIKERFSPPSAAHWFGTDEVGRDIFTRILYGARLSLGVGVAAVLSAGLIGTIIGSISGYFGGRVDQIIMRLMDIILAFPSLVLAMAVAATLGPNLQNAMLAIAIIKIPVYVRLARAETLALREKLFVKAAVTFGIKPWRIIARHIIPNAVSPVVIQVTLDIGDAILLVATLGFLGLGAQPPTPEWGAMISVGWKYLLDYWWYPTFPGLALFLASCGFNLIGDGIRDILDPKSNR, encoded by the coding sequence ATGTCCAGTCTCTCGGCAAAGGCGGATGCGGCCGCAGCGCCCCGGAAAACAAACCCCTTTTGGTTCCGGATACGGCGCAACCCGCTTACCTTATTTGGACTTGTTTTGCTGCTGATGATTGTGCTTCTGTCCATTTTCGCACCGCTCATCTCACCCTATGATCCGAGCAAAATCAGCATCAAGGAACGCTTCTCTCCTCCGTCAGCTGCCCACTGGTTCGGGACGGATGAAGTGGGGCGCGATATTTTTACCCGGATCCTGTACGGTGCCCGCCTGTCGCTTGGAGTGGGGGTAGCTGCTGTTCTCTCCGCCGGTCTGATCGGCACGATCATCGGCTCCATCTCCGGTTATTTCGGCGGCCGTGTCGATCAGATCATCATGCGCCTGATGGACATTATCCTGGCTTTTCCCTCGCTCGTCCTCGCGATGGCTGTAGCGGCAACGCTGGGTCCAAACCTGCAAAATGCGATGCTGGCCATCGCCATTATCAAGATCCCGGTCTATGTGAGACTGGCTCGGGCGGAGACGCTCGCCCTCCGGGAAAAGCTGTTCGTAAAAGCGGCCGTCACCTTCGGGATCAAGCCCTGGCGGATCATCGCCCGCCACATCATCCCGAACGCGGTCTCGCCTGTGGTGATCCAGGTCACGCTGGATATCGGAGATGCCATCCTCCTGGTCGCTACCCTGGGCTTCCTCGGACTCGGCGCTCAGCCCCCCACACCGGAATGGGGAGCGATGATCAGCGTCGGCTGGAAGTACCTGCTCGACTACTGGTGGTACCCGACCTTTCCGGGACTTGCCCTGTTTCTCGCTTCGTGCGGGTTCAATCTGATCGGTGACGGAATTCGGGACATTCTCGATCCGAAATCGAACCGATAG
- a CDS encoding ABC transporter ATP-binding protein, which yields MTRELLQLSGVGKQYGKGSKAHRAVSDVSFSIYAGETFGLIGESGSGKSTLGKMVTGLDYPTEGTILYEGISLWNEKTYKRRKPGEVQIVFQDPQSSLDPRMSVQEIILEPLWALPAEERRQKGSKERLHALISRVGLKPEHLPRYPHEFSGGQRQRIAIARALITDPAFVILDEPTSALDVSVQAHVLNLLKELKRERGLTYLFISHNMSVIRYMCDRMAVMQKGRIVETGTVTDIFEHPQESYTQTLLSSLPSLHNNSYSPSL from the coding sequence ATGACCAGAGAACTGCTGCAGCTATCCGGCGTCGGCAAGCAATACGGAAAAGGAAGCAAAGCCCATCGCGCCGTATCGGATGTGAGCTTTTCCATCTACGCCGGAGAAACCTTCGGCCTGATCGGCGAATCGGGATCAGGCAAGAGCACATTGGGAAAGATGGTGACAGGACTGGACTACCCTACGGAGGGAACGATCCTGTACGAAGGAATTTCCCTGTGGAACGAGAAAACGTACAAGAGAAGAAAGCCGGGCGAGGTGCAGATCGTCTTTCAGGACCCCCAGTCCTCCCTCGATCCGCGCATGAGCGTCCAGGAGATCATCCTGGAGCCGCTGTGGGCGCTGCCCGCAGAGGAACGCCGGCAAAAAGGGAGCAAAGAGCGGCTCCATGCCCTGATCAGCCGGGTCGGCTTGAAGCCGGAGCATCTGCCCCGCTATCCGCATGAATTCAGCGGCGGACAGCGTCAACGGATCGCGATCGCCCGGGCCTTGATCACTGACCCTGCCTTTGTGATCCTCGATGAGCCGACCTCTGCGCTGGACGTATCGGTTCAGGCCCATGTCCTGAATCTCTTGAAAGAGTTAAAGCGCGAGCGGGGGTTGACCTATTTGTTCATCTCGCATAACATGTCTGTGATTCGCTATATGTGCGATCGCATGGCTGTGATGCAAAAGGGACGGATCGTCGAGACCGGGACGGTTACGGACATCTTCGAGCACCCGCAGGAGTCCTACACCCAAACATTGTTGTCTTCCCTGCCCAGCCTTCACAATAATAGCTATTCTCCAAGCTTGTAG
- a CDS encoding iron-containing alcohol dehydrogenase — MNTFAQFHSPPGVLYGRGCFQQAGKEAAAKGKNALIVTDPIMARLGYVEQCRQLLAEEGVDSVVYQGVISEPTDEYVAESLEVLRKEACDIVISLGGGSCIDTAKAIVVLESNGGYIGDYMGGKKACVQPRIPHIAIPTTAGTGSEATDVTVITNSQSHVKMMIKHPAFMPALAIVDPLLTMSAPPQVVAATGIDALCHALEAYLSRKAHPMTNMLARSAISHIIQSLRRSYDNPHDLDARERMSIGSLQAGMAFSNASVTLVHGMSRPIGAIFHVPHGISNAMLLPAVLEFSSSACQEQLAELTPLFLQEQDVELVTVTERADYVIRNVKELCLHLQIPNLRSWGIPEREFQASLEKMARDAWDSGSPANNPRVPTIEEILQLYRVCYDYSFSGDQVVN, encoded by the coding sequence GTGAATACCTTCGCTCAATTTCACTCTCCGCCAGGCGTGCTGTACGGACGGGGTTGTTTCCAACAAGCGGGAAAAGAAGCCGCCGCTAAGGGAAAAAATGCGCTGATCGTCACGGACCCCATCATGGCAAGGCTCGGATACGTGGAGCAGTGCCGCCAGCTTCTTGCGGAGGAAGGCGTGGACAGCGTCGTCTATCAGGGTGTGATCTCCGAGCCTACGGACGAGTATGTGGCAGAGTCGCTCGAAGTGCTCCGGAAAGAGGCCTGTGACATCGTCATATCGCTCGGCGGCGGGAGCTGCATCGACACAGCCAAGGCGATCGTCGTCCTGGAGAGTAACGGCGGTTACATCGGCGACTACATGGGGGGCAAAAAAGCGTGTGTGCAACCCCGCATCCCCCATATCGCGATACCGACGACAGCCGGGACGGGCTCGGAAGCGACCGATGTGACGGTCATCACCAATTCGCAGAGCCATGTGAAAATGATGATCAAGCATCCCGCCTTTATGCCCGCGCTCGCCATCGTGGACCCTCTGCTGACGATGTCAGCCCCGCCGCAAGTCGTCGCCGCTACGGGTATCGACGCACTTTGCCACGCGCTGGAAGCCTACCTGTCGAGGAAAGCTCACCCGATGACGAACATGCTGGCGCGTTCGGCGATCAGCCACATCATCCAGTCTCTGCGGCGCTCCTACGACAACCCGCACGATCTGGATGCAAGAGAGCGGATGAGCATCGGGTCGCTGCAGGCGGGGATGGCTTTTTCCAATGCCTCGGTGACCCTGGTGCACGGGATGTCCCGTCCGATCGGGGCAATATTCCACGTCCCGCATGGCATTTCCAATGCGATGCTGCTGCCCGCCGTACTGGAGTTCAGCAGCTCGGCCTGCCAGGAGCAGCTGGCCGAGCTGACGCCCTTGTTTTTGCAGGAGCAAGACGTGGAACTGGTGACGGTCACAGAGCGGGCTGACTATGTGATTCGGAATGTAAAAGAGTTGTGCCTGCATTTGCAGATCCCCAATCTGCGAAGCTGGGGCATCCCGGAGAGGGAGTTCCAGGCGTCCCTGGAAAAAATGGCGCGGGATGCCTGGGACAGCGGGAGTCCGGCGAATAACCCGCGGGTTCCGACGATAGAGGAGATTTTGCAGTTGTATCGGGTTTGCTATGATTATTCTTTTTCCGGTGATCAGGTGGTGAATTAG
- a CDS encoding FAD-dependent oxidoreductase has translation MYDIAIIGAGPAGASAALFAAKAGKSTLLVDSDKGMTKRAWVENHYGVKGISGPEMIEIGKQQAAHFGAKLIADQVTEITKTADGFSLATEENGSFEAKHVILATGLSVDVAEKAGVATKPGTEPRIKTVVDADASGKTNIPGIWAAGTCAGVSVHTIITAGDGAKVAINIISELNGERYVDHDILKKEG, from the coding sequence ATGTACGATATCGCAATTATTGGAGCAGGTCCCGCCGGGGCGAGTGCGGCACTGTTTGCAGCCAAGGCAGGAAAAAGCACCTTGCTTGTTGACAGCGACAAGGGCATGACGAAACGGGCCTGGGTAGAAAACCATTACGGCGTCAAAGGGATCTCCGGTCCCGAGATGATTGAGATCGGAAAACAGCAAGCGGCCCATTTCGGCGCCAAGCTGATTGCGGATCAAGTGACAGAAATCACGAAAACGGCAGACGGCTTTTCCCTTGCGACAGAAGAAAACGGCAGCTTTGAGGCCAAGCATGTGATTTTGGCCACCGGTCTCTCTGTGGATGTGGCGGAGAAGGCAGGCGTCGCGACGAAGCCGGGCACCGAGCCGCGGATCAAAACCGTCGTGGATGCAGATGCGTCCGGCAAGACCAATATCCCGGGGATATGGGCAGCCGGCACCTGCGCGGGCGTCAGTGTCCATACGATTATTACCGCCGGCGACGGGGCCAAAGTGGCGATCAACATCATCAGTGAGCTGAACGGTGAGCGTTACGTCGACCATGACATCTTGAAAAAAGAGGGATAA
- a CDS encoding L-cystine transporter, which produces MSTFLTIVNIALMLAFIYGLYALQKKHVSFSKRVFVALGVGIVFGLGLQLAYGTQSDILKTSIDWFNIVGKGYVKLLQMIVMPLVFIAIVSAFTKMKLTHNIGKISSLIIGILVGTTALAAAIGIASTFAFHLDGAQFQQGEAETARITQVEDRLGTLQGMTLPQKITELLPANPFLDFTGERPTSTIAIVIFAAIIGIAFLGVKRKNPEQAELFAKIVDTFHTIIMRVVTLILRLTPYGVLAIMTRVTATSDYQAIWQLGKFVAASYVAMLIMFAVHLLLLAIAGLNPLTYVKKAFPVLTFAFTSRTSAGTLPLNVKTQTQDMGVPEGIANFAGSFGLSIGQNGCAGTYPAMLAVMVAPLAGVDPLTPSFILTLIAVVAISSFGVAGVGGGATFAALLVLSTMNLPIAIVGLLISVEPLIDMGRTALNVSGSMTAGLLTSRATKELDADVFHDKQQSIPA; this is translated from the coding sequence ATGTCGACGTTTCTGACCATCGTCAACATCGCACTCATGCTCGCATTCATTTATGGATTGTATGCTTTGCAGAAAAAACACGTTTCGTTTTCCAAACGGGTGTTTGTCGCCCTCGGCGTCGGGATCGTATTCGGACTCGGCCTGCAGCTGGCGTACGGCACGCAGTCCGACATCCTGAAAACAAGCATCGACTGGTTCAATATCGTGGGCAAAGGCTACGTGAAACTCTTGCAGATGATTGTCATGCCGCTTGTTTTCATCGCCATCGTGTCGGCCTTCACCAAAATGAAGCTGACCCATAACATCGGAAAGATCAGTTCTCTCATCATCGGAATCCTCGTCGGCACGACAGCGCTGGCGGCGGCGATCGGGATTGCCTCGACGTTCGCTTTTCATCTGGACGGCGCCCAATTCCAGCAGGGGGAAGCCGAAACGGCCCGCATCACGCAGGTGGAAGATAGACTGGGCACACTCCAGGGCATGACGCTGCCGCAAAAAATAACAGAACTGCTGCCGGCCAATCCGTTCCTTGACTTTACAGGCGAGCGGCCGACGTCGACGATCGCGATCGTTATTTTTGCCGCCATCATCGGTATCGCTTTTCTCGGGGTCAAGCGAAAAAATCCGGAACAGGCTGAGCTGTTCGCCAAAATCGTAGATACGTTCCATACCATTATCATGCGCGTCGTCACACTGATCCTGCGCCTCACTCCGTACGGCGTGCTGGCGATCATGACGCGGGTGACAGCTACCAGCGACTACCAGGCGATCTGGCAGCTGGGCAAATTTGTCGCCGCTTCCTATGTGGCCATGCTCATCATGTTTGCCGTCCATCTCCTTTTGCTTGCGATCGCGGGATTGAATCCGCTGACGTATGTGAAAAAGGCGTTTCCGGTGCTGACGTTTGCCTTCACGTCCCGAACGAGTGCCGGTACGCTGCCGCTCAATGTCAAGACACAGACGCAGGATATGGGAGTTCCCGAGGGAATCGCGAACTTTGCCGGATCGTTCGGTCTGTCCATCGGCCAAAACGGTTGCGCGGGGACGTACCCGGCCATGCTGGCCGTGATGGTAGCGCCTCTCGCCGGCGTCGATCCGCTGACTCCGTCCTTCATCCTGACACTGATCGCCGTGGTCGCCATCAGCTCCTTTGGGGTTGCCGGCGTAGGCGGTGGCGCGACGTTTGCCGCGCTGCTCGTGCTGTCCACGATGAATCTTCCCATTGCCATCGTCGGTCTGCTCATTTCGGTGGAACCGCTCATCGACATGGGCCGCACCGCGCTCAATGTGAGCGGCAGCATGACAGCGGGGCTGTTGACCAGCCGGGCGACCAAAGAATTGGATGCGGATGTATTTCATGATAAACAGCAGTCGATACCGGCGTAA
- a CDS encoding ABC transporter ATP-binding protein yields MLLEIRDLSVTFSSMQQSVQALDRVSFSIGQGEIVGVVGESGSGKSVTALTILGLLEKNASIKSGEILYRGRNILRIGKKDQQALRGKQIAMIFQEPMTALHPTMRIGDQLAQVIHRHRALPYKEAYRQAVLSLEEVKINDPERVARKYPFELSGGMRQRVVIALAMSAPPDLLIADEPTTALDVTIQHEILKLMKELAEKRGTSIMLITHDLGVVAQVCKRVVVMYAGKVVETGQTDEVLQKPVHPYTRALIGALPDMASPDQPLLAIPGESPDLRNLPAGCVFAPRCEHALPLCREDRPPLEPVAAASAESSDIHQVACWVR; encoded by the coding sequence ATGCTGTTGGAAATCCGCGATCTGTCCGTTACGTTCTCCTCCATGCAGCAGAGTGTTCAGGCCCTCGACCGCGTCTCTTTTTCCATCGGACAGGGAGAGATCGTCGGGGTGGTGGGAGAATCCGGCTCGGGCAAGTCTGTGACCGCTCTAACTATCCTGGGCCTATTGGAAAAGAACGCAAGCATCAAAAGCGGCGAGATTCTCTATCGCGGGAGAAATATTTTGCGGATTGGCAAAAAGGATCAGCAGGCGCTGCGCGGAAAGCAGATCGCCATGATCTTTCAGGAGCCGATGACCGCCCTGCACCCGACCATGCGCATCGGCGATCAGCTAGCCCAGGTCATCCATCGGCATCGCGCGCTCCCCTACAAGGAAGCCTACCGGCAAGCCGTGCTCAGCCTGGAAGAAGTCAAAATCAACGATCCGGAGCGGGTCGCACGCAAATACCCGTTTGAATTGAGCGGCGGCATGCGGCAGCGGGTCGTGATCGCTCTGGCGATGTCGGCCCCTCCCGATCTGTTGATCGCCGATGAGCCGACGACTGCTCTGGATGTGACGATCCAGCATGAAATCCTGAAGCTGATGAAAGAGCTGGCCGAAAAACGCGGCACCTCGATCATGCTGATCACGCACGATCTCGGCGTCGTCGCACAGGTGTGCAAGCGGGTAGTGGTGATGTACGCGGGGAAGGTTGTCGAAACGGGACAAACGGACGAGGTATTGCAAAAGCCGGTTCATCCCTATACGCGAGCGCTGATCGGAGCCCTGCCCGACATGGCTTCCCCCGACCAGCCGCTGCTCGCCATCCCCGGGGAATCGCCCGACTTGCGCAATCTGCCCGCCGGCTGTGTCTTTGCCCCGCGCTGTGAACATGCGTTGCCCCTGTGCCGGGAGGACCGTCCTCCCCTGGAGCCAGTAGCGGCAGCCAGCGCCGAATCTTCCGATATCCATCAAGTCGCATGCTGGGTGAGGTGA
- a CDS encoding transposase codes for MYILQESLFSFEELQKLESRERLPIFFSVLDLRPYAQQLRSTSPRGAEGHCRQAILRALLVAPLEGISTFTTLQRRLELDLRFRYQCGFPLDRSAPSIATISRVFAELTRKGLAEQLFLDLVRFCQSEGIIKGNHLAIDSAAIEAYEKKQPKSRSEQTGNANWGAKFDSFGNKLSWFGYKIHLAVDTKSELPMALKVTPAHINDGDMGPVLMEQVAARRLTKVDFVMMDAGYDQLKNYIAARRIGAQAIIPLNLRNEKEPPAGMTSNGTPCCSMGYEMTYWGADGDQLKFRCPHATGKVDCPLGMAACSASNYGMVVKVDIKDDLRRYSHPHRDTKRWKELYNERTSVERCNSRLKSYLTANSLHVWGIEKVKTHVYLNAIVLLVSALAVARIHKIEKEAA; via the coding sequence TTGTATATTCTCCAAGAAAGTCTGTTTTCCTTTGAGGAACTGCAAAAGTTAGAATCGCGGGAGCGATTGCCTATTTTCTTCAGCGTGCTTGATTTACGTCCCTACGCCCAACAGCTAAGAAGTACTTCACCCCGTGGTGCTGAAGGGCACTGCCGCCAAGCGATTCTTCGGGCACTCCTGGTCGCACCGTTGGAAGGAATCTCAACATTTACCACATTGCAGCGTCGTCTTGAGTTGGATTTGCGTTTCAGATATCAATGCGGTTTCCCTTTAGACCGCTCAGCTCCATCAATCGCTACGATTAGCCGAGTATTTGCCGAACTGACCAGGAAGGGGTTGGCAGAGCAACTATTTCTGGATCTCGTTCGCTTCTGCCAAAGTGAAGGAATCATCAAGGGGAACCATCTGGCCATCGACAGCGCAGCCATTGAAGCGTATGAAAAGAAGCAACCGAAGTCTCGCAGTGAGCAGACAGGCAATGCCAATTGGGGAGCCAAATTCGACTCGTTCGGAAATAAGCTTTCGTGGTTTGGGTACAAGATTCACCTTGCGGTGGATACAAAAAGCGAATTGCCCATGGCTCTTAAGGTCACTCCCGCCCATATAAATGACGGAGATATGGGTCCTGTGCTGATGGAGCAGGTAGCGGCTCGTCGGCTAACAAAAGTGGACTTCGTCATGATGGATGCCGGATACGATCAGTTGAAGAATTACATAGCTGCTCGTAGAATCGGGGCGCAAGCGATTATCCCACTAAATCTACGCAATGAGAAAGAGCCTCCCGCTGGCATGACGTCAAATGGGACTCCCTGCTGCTCCATGGGGTACGAGATGACGTATTGGGGAGCCGATGGCGACCAACTCAAGTTCCGCTGCCCCCATGCAACAGGAAAAGTGGACTGTCCTCTCGGCATGGCGGCTTGTTCTGCATCGAATTACGGCATGGTGGTGAAAGTCGACATCAAGGATGATCTTCGTCGATACAGCCATCCACATCGAGATACCAAACGCTGGAAAGAACTTTACAACGAACGAACCAGTGTAGAGCGTTGCAACTCTCGCCTCAAATCGTATTTGACAGCCAATTCCCTGCATGTATGGGGCATCGAGAAAGTCAAGACGCATGTATATCTGAATGCCATCGTCCTTTTGGTTTCCGCACTGGCTGTGGCAAGAATACATAAGATCGAGAAGGAAGCTGCGTAA
- a CDS encoding ABC transporter permease, with the protein MKQIILKRLAMLVLVLLGVTMITFFLSHVIPGDPARMMVGQRASEETLQEVRRQLGLDQPVWVQYLTYMKGLFAGDFGNSIRTQQPVIDDLITFFPATLELAITAFIIAILIGIPLGVLSAVKKNTGWDHASRFFSIAGISTPVFWSGLVGILIFYKFLGALPSSGRIDLAVPAPAKITGLYVLDSLLTGNWAALKNSLWHLILPAFTLAFAQLAIVTRQVRSSMLEVLGQDYIRTALANGIHGPVLLIRYALRNALIPTITVVGLSFGSLLGGAVVTETIFSWPGMGKYVVDSIAFLDFPAIMGFTFVISLGYVVINLLVDLTYYVLDPQIKE; encoded by the coding sequence ATGAAACAGATCATCCTGAAACGTCTCGCCATGCTGGTGCTGGTGCTCCTGGGAGTCACGATGATCACCTTCTTTCTCTCCCATGTCATTCCCGGCGATCCGGCACGGATGATGGTGGGACAGCGCGCGAGTGAGGAAACACTGCAAGAAGTTCGTCGGCAATTGGGCCTGGACCAACCGGTCTGGGTCCAATACCTTACTTACATGAAAGGGCTTTTTGCAGGAGACTTTGGCAACTCGATTCGCACCCAGCAGCCGGTCATCGACGACCTGATCACCTTTTTCCCGGCCACCCTGGAGCTGGCCATCACAGCCTTTATCATCGCCATCCTGATCGGCATCCCGCTCGGCGTGCTCTCCGCCGTCAAGAAAAATACCGGCTGGGATCATGCGAGCCGTTTCTTTTCCATCGCGGGCATCTCCACGCCGGTTTTTTGGAGCGGACTTGTCGGCATTTTGATCTTTTATAAATTTCTCGGCGCCCTGCCTTCCAGCGGGCGAATCGATCTGGCCGTCCCCGCACCGGCCAAAATCACCGGTCTTTACGTATTGGACAGCCTGCTCACCGGAAACTGGGCTGCCCTCAAAAACAGCCTGTGGCATCTCATTCTGCCCGCTTTTACCCTGGCTTTTGCCCAGCTCGCGATCGTGACGCGCCAAGTGCGCTCCAGCATGCTGGAGGTGCTGGGGCAGGATTACATCCGAACCGCCCTGGCGAACGGCATACACGGGCCTGTCCTGCTGATCCGCTACGCCCTGCGCAACGCATTGATCCCGACCATCACCGTCGTCGGACTTTCCTTTGGCTCTCTGCTGGGCGGAGCTGTCGTGACGGAGACGATTTTCAGCTGGCCCGGGATGGGGAAATACGTGGTTGATTCCATCGCCTTTCTCGACTTTCCGGCGATCATGGGCTTTACCTTCGTCATCTCGCTTGGGTACGTCGTCATCAATCTGCTGGTCGACCTGACGTATTATGTGCTCGACCCGCAAATCAAGGAATAG
- a CDS encoding cupin domain-containing protein, whose amino-acid sequence MFNGAELREIRKQKRLTLQNLADKTGLSMSLLSQIERGLVDPTVGTFWKICSALDVPINHFFKGKDDEEPVIRKNQHKLIQLKNTNVKYHVLTPIQAGKIEFLLIEIEPGETLEQEQISHSGEECGYILKGELKVLLADREYHLYEGDSIGFNSSSPHRFINPGNSVSLAIWARAT is encoded by the coding sequence ATGTTTAACGGAGCAGAATTGAGAGAAATACGGAAACAAAAGCGGCTAACCCTGCAAAATCTGGCGGACAAGACCGGCCTCAGCATGAGCCTGCTTTCCCAAATCGAGCGCGGTCTGGTCGACCCGACCGTAGGGACGTTTTGGAAAATATGCTCCGCGCTTGATGTACCGATCAATCATTTTTTCAAAGGAAAGGATGACGAGGAGCCGGTCATCCGCAAGAATCAGCACAAACTGATTCAATTGAAAAATACCAACGTCAAATACCATGTGCTTACCCCGATTCAGGCAGGCAAGATTGAGTTTTTGCTGATCGAGATCGAGCCGGGGGAGACGCTGGAGCAGGAGCAGATTTCCCATTCGGGCGAAGAGTGCGGCTATATTCTGAAAGGGGAGCTGAAGGTGCTGCTGGCCGACCGGGAGTACCATCTCTACGAGGGGGACAGCATCGGCTTCAACAGCTCATCCCCGCACCGTTTTATCAATCCGGGGAACTCCGTCTCGCTTGCCATCTGGGCTCGTGCCACTTGA